The Motilibacter peucedani sequence CACGCGGACCAGCACCTGCCCGGTGGTCGGGGTCGGCACGGGCAGGGTGCGCACGGTCAGGGCCTCGGGGGCTCCGGGCGCGTCCAGGACGACGGCTCGCATGCTCGACGTGCTCATGAGTTCCTCTTCTCGTTCGTGGTGAGGCTCGGCGCTGCGGGGCGCAGCCGGCCGAGGATGGTGCGCAGCTGCTGCAGCTGACGGAGCGTCAGGACGCCCTCCCACCGGGCGGAGAGCTCGGCCTCGAGCGTGCCGGTGGCCCTCGCGAGCGCGCGACGTCCGGCGGGCGTCAGCTCGACCAGGGAGGATCGACGGTCGTCGGGGTGCGAGCGGCGCCGGCAGTGGCCGGCCGCCTCGACCCGGTCGACGATCTTGCTCACGCCTCCGACGGTGATGACCAGCGCCTCGGCGATGTCGTTGACCCGGCAGGGGCCGATGTCCTGCAGCACCTGCATGGTCTCGACGCGGCCGAGGGTGAGCTGGTGCTCGGAGCGCAGCCGCGCGTCGAGCGCGTTCCAGACCTCGGTCTCGACGCGTACGAAGGCGTTGAACACCGGCCACAGCAGTCCGGTTTCCTCGGAATCATCTTCCATGGAACAGACCAAGGCGCGCCGCGCCGGATCTGTTCCACGGAACGCACCTCTGGTGCGACGAGCTAGGCGCGCTGGTGCAGCTGGTGCGCCGCCTCGGCGATCGAGCCGCTCAGCGACGGGTAGACCGTGAACGCCTTGGCCAGCTGGTCGACCGTCAGCCCGAGCGACACGGCGGTCGCGACGACGTGGATCAGCTCGCTGGCGCGCGGGGCCACGATGACACCCCCGAGCACCAGTCGGCTCTCGGTGCGGCAGGTGAGCTTGACGAAGCCCTCGTCGATGCCCTGCATCTTGGCGCGTGCGTTGCCGTGCAGCGAGAGCGTCAGCGTCGTGGCGGCGAGCCCGGCCTCGTCGGCGGCGGTCTGCGACCACCCGACGGTGGCGATCTCGGGGTCGGTGAAGACGTTGGAGGAGACCTCGCGCAGCTTGAGCGGCGAGAGCGCCTCTCCCAGCGAGTGCCAGATCGCGATGCGGCCCTGCATGGCCGCCACCGAGGCGAGCATGAGCACGCCGGTGCAGTCGCCGGCGGCGTAGATGCCGCGGTTGGAGGTGCGCGAGACCTTGTCGACCTCGATGTAGCCGCCGCGGTCGAGCGTGACGCCGGCCTCCTCGAGCCCGATGCCGGCGGTGTTGGGGATGGAGCCGACGGCGAGCAGGCAGTGCGTGCCCTCGACGGTGCGGCCGTCCTGGAGGCCGACGACGACGCCGTCGGCGGTGCGGGTGACGGAGGTGGCGCGCGAGCGGCCGAGCACGGTCATGCCGCGCCGGGCGAAGACCTCCTCGAGCACGTGCGCCGCGTCGCTGTCCTCGCCGGGCAGCACCCGGTCGCGGCTGGAGACCAGCGTGACCTGCGAACCGAGGGCGTTGTAGGCCGAGGCGAACTCGGCGCCGGTGACGCCGGACCCGACGACGACCAGCCGCTCGGGCAGCTCCTCGAGGTCGTAGAGCTGTTCCCAGGTGAGGATGCGCTCGCCGTCGGGGACGGCCTGGGGCAGCACGCGCGGGTGCGCCCCGGTGGCGACCAGCACGGCGTCGGCCTCGAACGCGGTGTCGCCGACGAGCACCCGCGAGGCGCCGTCCAGCCGCCCGCGCCCGTCGACGACGCGCACGCCCTCGGCAGCGAGCCGGGTGCCGATGTCGGCGGACTGCGCCTCGGCGAGCTTCTTGATGCGGGTGTTGACCGCGGCGAGGTCGACGGTGACGGGGGCGTCGATGCGGACGCCGAGCCCGGCGCTCTCGCTCGCCAGGGTGACCACCTCGGCGACCGCGATGAGCGTCTTGGAGGGGACGCAGTCGGTCAGGACGGCGGAGCCGCCGAGCCCGTCGCTCACGACGGTGACGTCGGCGCCCAGGCGGGCCGCGCTCAGGGCCGCTTCGTAGCCGCCAGGGCCGCCGCCCAGGACGATGATGCGCTGCTGGTTCGCCACGCTGCCATTCTGCCTGGCCTGCGCCGGGCGTGCGGCGCGCGGCTCTAGGCTGAGCCCTCGTGCCCCTCTACGCCGCCTACGGCAGCAACCTGGACCCCCAGCGCATGGCCGCCCGAGCGCCGCACTCCCCGGCCCGCGGCACCGGCTGGCTGGTCGGCTGGCGCCTGACCTTCGGCGGCGAGAACCTCTCGTGGGAGGGCGCCTTCGCGACCGTCGTCGAGGCGCCGGAGGACCCCGCCTCGCAGGTCTTCGTGATGCTCTACGACGTCGCGCGCGAGGACGAGCCGTCGCTCGACGAGTGGGAGGACGGCGGCACGGGCCTGTTCACCAAGCTGCGCGTGCGGGTGCACACGCTCGACGGCGACGAGACCGCGTGGCTCTACGTGCTCGACGCCTACGAGGGCGGGCTGCCGAGCGCGCGCTACATCGGGATGCTGGCCGACGCGGCCTACGCCGCCGGGGCACCGAGCGACTACGTCGCCGACCTGCGCGCCCGCCCGTGCCTGTCGACCGGGCCGGGGGCCCTCGATGCCTGAGGCTCCCCTCGTCCAGGACGCCCCCCTCGTGCGCGACCTGCGAGCCGACGACCGCGACGGCTGGGGCGAGGTGTGGGCCGGCTACCTCGCCTACTACCAGAAGGACCTCCCGCCGGAGGGGACCTCGGCGCTCTGGGACCGGCTGACCGGGCCGGCGCCGCACCCGCAGATGTTCGGGCTCGGCGCCTTCGCGCCCGACGGCCGCCTGCTCGGCCTCGCGCACTGCATCGTCGGGCCCAGCACCTGGGACACCGCCGACGACTGCTACCTCGAGGACCTCGCGGTGGCCGAGGACGCCCGCGGCCGCGGGGTGGGGCGCGCGCTGATCGGCGAGCTCGTACGCCGTGCCGGCGAGCGCGGCTGGCGCCGGGTCTTCTGGGTGACCGAGGAGTCCAACGCCCGCGCCCGCCGGCTCTACGACTCGGTCGGCTCGCTCACCGACTACGTGCAGTACGAAGTGCGCCTCGAGCCCTGACCGCCTCAGAGCGCGGTGACCACCTCGACGCCCGCGTCGCGCAGCTCGACGAGCGCGGCGTCGGTGGTGGAGGGAGCGACGCCCGCGGTCAGCGGCAGCAGCACCCGCGTCGCGAGGCCGGCGGCGACGGCGTCGAGGGCGGTGGCGCGTACGCAGTGGTCGGTCGCGATGCCCACGACGTCGACGGCGGTCACGCCGTGCCGCTCGAGCCAGCGGGCGAGCCCCTCGCCCTCGGCGGTCACCGCCTCGAAGCCGGAGTAGGCGGCGGCCCGCTCTCCCTTGCGCACGGCCACGTCGACCAGCTCGCCGAAGCCGTCGCCCAGGCCCGGGTGCAGCTCGGCGCCCGGCGTGCCCGCGACGCAGTGCACCGGCCAGGTGGTGACGAAGTCGGGCTCGGCGGCGAAGTGGGTGCCCGGGTCGACGTGCCAGTCCTGGGTGGTCACGACGGCTGTGTAGGCGCTGCGCCGCTCGCGCACCCAGGCGCCGACCGCCTCGGCGACGGCTGCGCCGCCGTCCACGGGCAGCGAGCCGCCCTCGGTGAAGTCGTTCTGGACGTCGACGACGAGCAGACCCTGCGACATGCCC is a genomic window containing:
- a CDS encoding isochorismatase family protein, yielding MSQGLLVVDVQNDFTEGGSLPVDGGAAVAEAVGAWVRERRSAYTAVVTTQDWHVDPGTHFAAEPDFVTTWPVHCVAGTPGAELHPGLGDGFGELVDVAVRKGERAAAYSGFEAVTAEGEGLARWLERHGVTAVDVVGIATDHCVRATALDAVAAGLATRVLLPLTAGVAPSTTDAALVELRDAGVEVVTAL
- a CDS encoding MarR family winged helix-turn-helix transcriptional regulator encodes the protein MEDDSEETGLLWPVFNAFVRVETEVWNALDARLRSEHQLTLGRVETMQVLQDIGPCRVNDIAEALVITVGGVSKIVDRVEAAGHCRRRSHPDDRRSSLVELTPAGRRALARATGTLEAELSARWEGVLTLRQLQQLRTILGRLRPAAPSLTTNEKRNS
- a CDS encoding gamma-glutamylcyclotransferase family protein, which encodes MPLYAAYGSNLDPQRMAARAPHSPARGTGWLVGWRLTFGGENLSWEGAFATVVEAPEDPASQVFVMLYDVAREDEPSLDEWEDGGTGLFTKLRVRVHTLDGDETAWLYVLDAYEGGLPSARYIGMLADAAYAAGAPSDYVADLRARPCLSTGPGALDA
- a CDS encoding GNAT family N-acetyltransferase; its protein translation is MRDLRADDRDGWGEVWAGYLAYYQKDLPPEGTSALWDRLTGPAPHPQMFGLGAFAPDGRLLGLAHCIVGPSTWDTADDCYLEDLAVAEDARGRGVGRALIGELVRRAGERGWRRVFWVTEESNARARRLYDSVGSLTDYVQYEVRLEP
- a CDS encoding NAD(P)H-quinone dehydrogenase → MANQQRIIVLGGGPGGYEAALSAARLGADVTVVSDGLGGSAVLTDCVPSKTLIAVAEVVTLASESAGLGVRIDAPVTVDLAAVNTRIKKLAEAQSADIGTRLAAEGVRVVDGRGRLDGASRVLVGDTAFEADAVLVATGAHPRVLPQAVPDGERILTWEQLYDLEELPERLVVVGSGVTGAEFASAYNALGSQVTLVSSRDRVLPGEDSDAAHVLEEVFARRGMTVLGRSRATSVTRTADGVVVGLQDGRTVEGTHCLLAVGSIPNTAGIGLEEAGVTLDRGGYIEVDKVSRTSNRGIYAAGDCTGVLMLASVAAMQGRIAIWHSLGEALSPLKLREVSSNVFTDPEIATVGWSQTAADEAGLAATTLTLSLHGNARAKMQGIDEGFVKLTCRTESRLVLGGVIVAPRASELIHVVATAVSLGLTVDQLAKAFTVYPSLSGSIAEAAHQLHQRA